Proteins from one Clostridium cellulovorans 743B genomic window:
- a CDS encoding transcription activator effector-binding protein, producing the protein MITLDNEISFKNLLSFRKTLTQAELQEEMKKIEEFLNKNNLKKNGPTITTTYSVNQAMIPTMDFEVLIPLEGNMPFSDTYKVKKEFKLVNALKVSHIGNPAGIQQTVMGVQKYIKENNLQPITSLYNVTINEVKSVEEMDKLHVDMYIGLNPNIV; encoded by the coding sequence ATGATAACATTAGATAATGAAATAAGTTTTAAAAATCTCCTTTCTTTTAGAAAAACATTAACTCAAGCAGAATTGCAAGAAGAAATGAAAAAGATTGAAGAATTTCTAAATAAAAATAACTTAAAGAAAAATGGACCAACAATAACAACAACATATTCAGTTAATCAAGCGATGATTCCAACTATGGATTTTGAAGTGCTTATTCCACTGGAAGGAAATATGCCTTTTAGTGATACATATAAAGTAAAAAAAGAATTTAAACTAGTTAATGCGTTAAAGGTTTCGCATATAGGGAATCCAGCAGGTATACAACAAACTGTAATGGGTGTACAAAAATATATTAAAGAAAACAATCTTCAACCAATAACTTCTTTATATAATGTTACGATAAATGAAGTTAAAAGTGTCGAGGAAATGGACAAGTTACATGTAGATATGTATATTGGATTAAATCCAAATATCGTTTAG
- a CDS encoding Blp family class II bacteriocin: MNLLVNENFTDLRIDEIEFINGGMSDWDWVWCGVVTAGCTVIGAAIGTAVCPGIGTIGGANAGSVLGGIFCGALGAGVYIAIDHA, from the coding sequence ATGAATTTATTGGTTAATGAAAATTTTACAGATTTAAGAATTGATGAAATAGAATTTATTAATGGTGGAATGTCTGATTGGGATTGGGTATGGTGTGGAGTTGTTACTGCTGGCTGTACTGTAATTGGAGCTGCAATAGGAACAGCTGTTTGTCCAGGTATAGGCACAATTGGTGGAGCTAACGCTGGATCTGTACTAGGCGGTATATTCTGTGGTGCTCTCGGTGCAGGTGTATATATAGCAATAGACCATGCGTAA
- a CDS encoding peptidase domain-containing ABC transporter, translated as MKNLFKKYHCIKQNDIKDCGAACLATISKQYGLKIPISKIRETAGTDMKGTSAYGLIKAAETLGFTAKGVKASKPEDIFSEYPKPAIAHVIIDGSLLHYVVIHKVTEKEILIADPAKGMVKYTPEDFFKIWTGVLILMVPSPKFEKGDETKGLFQRFWGLIRVQKNLLINIFIASMLITILGIVGSFYFKFLIDDILPNNLDSSLMVISLAMIGLIIFRIITEFFRSLLLMHMSQNIDIPLLLGYYNHVIDLPMNFFGTRKVGEIISRFNDAGKIRDAISQATLTMMIDTVMAIAGGVILYMQSPKLFWICFIPIVLYMVLVFVFKKSLEDINRKVMEDNAMLTSYLVEGIEGIETVKAYNGEKKVNLETEKKFIKLIKSIFKHGYINNLQGTLKNTVKGIFGICILWMGAYLALKGEITVGELISFNALLAYFIEPIERMINLQPELQSAMVAADRLGEILDLEKEKAVNEDKKVNPSTLLGDIVLKNVDFRYGTRQLVLKNINMNIKKGQKVALVGESGSGKTTIAKLLMNFYGVEKGEVIINNYNIKDINLEALRDKISYISQDSFFFSGTIKENMEFANCDATFEEIIEACKMTHIHEFINDIPTRYETMLEEKGSNLSGGQRQRLAIARALLKKPEILIMDEATSNLDSITEKAIEKTIETCTENVTTIIIAHRLSTIMKCDKIYVMEKGEVIEVGTHKELLSKKGYYYNLWSGQTSDAEVEVAASIEPSIGGVSYEV; from the coding sequence ATGAAGAATTTATTTAAGAAGTACCATTGCATAAAACAGAATGATATCAAAGATTGTGGGGCAGCCTGTTTAGCTACTATATCTAAACAATATGGATTAAAGATACCAATATCAAAAATAAGAGAAACAGCAGGCACTGATATGAAGGGGACTTCTGCTTATGGACTTATAAAAGCAGCAGAAACTTTAGGTTTCACAGCAAAAGGAGTTAAAGCTTCAAAGCCAGAAGATATTTTTTCTGAGTATCCAAAGCCAGCAATTGCACATGTAATTATAGATGGTTCATTGCTACACTATGTAGTTATACATAAAGTTACAGAAAAAGAGATATTGATAGCAGATCCAGCTAAGGGAATGGTTAAGTATACGCCAGAGGATTTCTTCAAAATTTGGACAGGTGTACTGATTTTAATGGTACCTTCACCTAAGTTTGAGAAGGGTGATGAAACAAAGGGATTATTTCAAAGATTCTGGGGATTAATTAGAGTACAGAAAAATTTACTTATAAATATATTTATAGCCTCAATGCTCATTACTATATTAGGGATAGTGGGATCATTTTATTTTAAATTTTTAATAGATGATATTTTGCCTAATAATTTAGATAGTAGTTTGATGGTTATATCTCTAGCAATGATAGGTCTAATTATATTTAGGATAATAACAGAATTTTTTAGAAGCTTATTGCTTATGCATATGTCTCAAAATATAGATATACCACTGCTTTTAGGATATTACAATCATGTTATAGATTTGCCTATGAATTTTTTTGGAACAAGGAAAGTTGGAGAGATAATATCAAGATTTAACGATGCAGGTAAGATTAGAGATGCTATATCTCAGGCAACCTTAACTATGATGATAGATACAGTTATGGCTATTGCAGGTGGAGTTATCTTATATATGCAAAGTCCAAAGTTATTTTGGATATGTTTTATTCCTATAGTTTTATATATGGTTTTAGTATTTGTATTTAAAAAGTCTCTAGAAGATATAAATAGAAAAGTTATGGAGGATAACGCTATGTTAACTTCCTATTTAGTTGAGGGTATAGAAGGAATAGAAACTGTTAAGGCATATAACGGAGAGAAAAAAGTTAATTTAGAAACTGAGAAGAAATTCATTAAACTTATAAAGTCCATTTTTAAACATGGATATATAAATAACCTTCAAGGAACGTTAAAAAACACTGTAAAAGGAATCTTCGGAATCTGTATTCTTTGGATGGGAGCTTATTTAGCTTTAAAAGGAGAGATAACAGTAGGTGAACTTATAAGCTTTAATGCACTTCTAGCTTATTTTATAGAACCGATAGAAAGAATGATTAATTTGCAACCAGAATTACAAAGTGCAATGGTTGCAGCTGATAGATTAGGTGAAATTTTAGATTTAGAAAAAGAAAAAGCAGTAAATGAGGATAAAAAGGTTAATCCTTCTACGCTTTTAGGAGATATAGTTTTAAAAAATGTAGACTTTAGATATGGAACTAGACAATTAGTATTAAAGAACATAAACATGAACATTAAAAAAGGACAGAAGGTAGCATTAGTAGGAGAAAGTGGCTCTGGAAAAACTACTATAGCAAAGCTATTGATGAACTTTTATGGAGTAGAAAAAGGTGAAGTTATAATAAATAATTATAATATTAAAGACATAAATCTAGAAGCTCTAAGGGATAAAATCTCTTATATTTCTCAGGATTCTTTTTTCTTTTCAGGCACCATAAAGGAAAATATGGAGTTTGCTAATTGTGATGCAACCTTTGAAGAAATTATAGAAGCATGTAAGATGACGCACATTCATGAATTTATAAATGATATACCTACCAGATACGAAACTATGTTAGAAGAAAAGGGTAGTAATCTTTCAGGTGGACAAAGACAGCGATTAGCTATTGCTAGAGCTCTTTTGAAAAAACCAGAAATTCTTATAATGGATGAGGCTACGTCAAACCTTGACTCTATAACAGAAAAAGCCATAGAAAAGACTATAGAAACATGTACTGAAAATGTAACTACTATAATAATTGCTCATAGATTAAGTACGATTATGAAATGCGATAAGATATATGTTATGGAAAAAGGAGAGGTAATAGAGGTAGGAACACATAAGGAACTTCTAAGTAAAAAAGGCTACTATTATAACTTGTGGAGTGGACAAACTTCGGATGCTGAAGTTGAAGTAGCTGCTTCTATAGAACCTTCAATTGGGGGTGTTAGCTATGAGGTATAA
- a CDS encoding HlyD family efflux transporter periplasmic adaptor subunit yields the protein MRYKIENLNDITDSREIMQARPKGFSRYMMYIIIALLATVITWSCFAKKQITVKSQGVVRPQEEIFKVASGTAGIVTSLNMKEGMEVKKGDVLLVVNGQELTLQKNALEKNLQDKQAELSVNNKLKTSILDGVNHLNASDDVEGEYYKKYELYQKNLESGNAQVNSTEVQKNSIQDAINDLNTLLKSIEEEKNYFNKAHYMYYQYEDYEITLKSYKDQIQKDQTTVNKYEKDLNDLTNQGQLDQAVQMKKESLEGNIKTIKDRIDSTNLEITKLKNNQRLTVRNKIAEYEIKLKETTAVSTSNSYKEQYISQLDSTISSLENAISELKLNLDLAVAKVEATTIKAEYDGVINLSNELKVGDVVQNGTELAKIIPKNSSAFVADTYIQNSSFAEISEGKDVVIEFLALPQSEYGVLKAKLSNISTDAKIDQKQGNSYYTATCDIPVTTMTKKDGTQVDIKNGMLVQVRIISREITYMRYFLECLNIVD from the coding sequence ATGAGGTATAAAATAGAAAATTTAAATGATATAACTGATTCTAGGGAGATAATGCAAGCAAGACCAAAGGGATTTTCAAGATATATGATGTATATAATAATTGCTTTATTAGCTACGGTAATAACTTGGTCTTGTTTTGCTAAAAAGCAGATAACAGTAAAATCTCAAGGGGTAGTAAGACCACAAGAGGAAATCTTTAAGGTGGCTAGTGGAACTGCTGGAATTGTAACTTCTTTAAATATGAAGGAAGGAATGGAGGTTAAAAAAGGTGATGTTCTATTAGTAGTTAATGGACAAGAGTTAACATTACAAAAGAATGCTTTAGAGAAAAATCTACAGGATAAGCAAGCAGAATTATCAGTAAATAATAAGCTTAAAACATCTATTTTGGATGGTGTAAATCATTTAAATGCCTCTGATGATGTGGAAGGTGAATACTATAAGAAATATGAATTATATCAGAAAAATTTAGAAAGCGGAAATGCACAGGTTAATTCAACTGAGGTTCAAAAAAATAGTATACAGGATGCGATAAACGATTTAAATACGCTTTTAAAATCTATTGAAGAAGAGAAAAATTATTTTAATAAAGCTCACTACATGTATTATCAATATGAAGATTATGAAATTACATTAAAATCTTATAAAGATCAAATCCAGAAGGATCAAACAACTGTTAATAAATACGAAAAAGACTTAAATGATCTTACAAATCAAGGACAATTGGACCAAGCAGTGCAGATGAAGAAAGAGAGCCTAGAGGGTAATATAAAGACTATAAAGGATAGGATAGATTCAACAAACTTAGAGATAACTAAGTTAAAGAATAATCAAAGGCTTACAGTGAGAAACAAAATAGCGGAATATGAAATTAAGTTAAAGGAAACCACTGCGGTGTCAACAAGTAATTCTTACAAAGAACAATATATTTCACAGTTAGATAGCACAATTAGTTCTTTAGAAAATGCCATCTCTGAATTAAAGCTTAATTTAGATTTAGCAGTAGCTAAGGTAGAAGCAACTACAATAAAGGCTGAGTATGATGGTGTTATAAATTTAAGTAATGAGCTTAAAGTAGGAGATGTTGTCCAAAATGGCACAGAGCTTGCAAAGATAATTCCAAAGAACAGTTCAGCTTTTGTAGCAGATACATATATACAGAATTCAAGCTTTGCAGAAATATCAGAAGGTAAGGATGTAGTTATAGAGTTTTTAGCTTTGCCACAAAGTGAATATGGTGTTCTTAAAGCCAAGTTAAGTAATATAAGTACTGATGCTAAGATTGATCAAAAGCAAGGAAACAGCTATTATACAGCAACTTGTGACATACCAGTAACAACTATGACTAAAAAGGACGGTACTCAAGTTGATATTAAAAATGGTATGTTAGTCCAAGTAAGAATAATAAGTAGGGAAATAACTTATATGAGATATTTTCTTGAATGCCTTAATATAGTGGATTAA
- a CDS encoding BRCT domain-containing protein, whose protein sequence is MILIDLETQDFSVTSGIYEVACLVVENYEIIDKLYLGKEIPDYKGKRNYGFGFYNISGDTEYITKFKEFLKKYPYPIVAHNCPFDRKFLVYYQWITDDYLAYCSMRAIRMANKMLDSYALQNLVKHYEVADEVKHTAMSDIENVYKILKIVKPQIWLPVGTSSKSRSYSKVKARALEDIDLRISSTNILEGEVVCFTGQSDYPRNTMQEIAMKNGAEISNSITLKTTMLVVGLNSGSKLDKAHEKGISIIDDTEFMKMLHLKDIDILD, encoded by the coding sequence ATGATTCTAATAGACTTGGAAACCCAAGACTTTTCAGTTACATCTGGAATATATGAAGTAGCTTGTTTGGTCGTAGAAAACTATGAGATAATTGATAAATTGTATTTAGGTAAGGAAATACCTGATTACAAAGGGAAAAGAAATTACGGATTTGGATTTTATAATATTAGTGGAGATACCGAGTATATTACAAAATTTAAGGAATTCTTAAAAAAGTATCCTTATCCAATAGTTGCTCATAACTGTCCATTTGATAGAAAGTTTCTTGTATATTATCAATGGATTACAGATGATTACCTTGCTTACTGCTCTATGAGAGCTATAAGAATGGCTAACAAAATGCTTGATAGTTATGCATTACAAAACTTAGTTAAACATTATGAAGTAGCTGATGAAGTTAAACATACAGCAATGTCAGATATTGAAAACGTCTATAAAATATTAAAGATAGTTAAACCTCAAATTTGGCTACCTGTGGGTACAAGTTCAAAGAGTAGATCATACTCTAAAGTTAAGGCAAGAGCATTAGAAGACATTGATTTAAGGATATCTTCAACTAACATACTTGAAGGTGAAGTTGTATGCTTTACAGGTCAAAGCGATTATCCAAGAAACACTATGCAAGAAATAGCAATGAAAAATGGTGCTGAAATATCTAATAGTATTACCTTAAAGACGACCATGCTTGTAGTTGGCTTAAATTCTGGAAGCAAGTTAGATAAAGCACATGAAAAGGGTATTTCAATTATAGATGATACTGAATTTATGAAAATGTTACATCTAAAAGACATTGATATACTTGATTAA
- a CDS encoding TerB N-terminal domain-containing protein: protein MMVHSQSINCKPVGVNTYDGLDIKQDEVKKEEFSDVEIFGEQESRQAIPARPSYEQEGFRISFSVDKQREKFFRDMKKYSSKEGKKVLFVPFMTYWPTYDSMDGQQQAWYFYWRSQVREENYIDTGLSYIFVYIYELLSGIGWTAPQEGLVKLSSIWTRYRERFSKLDRYMPDWIFDFTQLHKLEYMSPVEKDYIHLMPSVVTDILIDRHSEEVPLKLSFSLIETLTDYAIVNSKFYKDGNQELIKEAIPRVIALVDVVLRKKKQKGILAIYGPSRTKKQARYIFSSAVCPQANEEFVIVVKGYSTNSKLRAYINELVRYGENVLRGLRGYRGRLRGITLDEEIAKLIEAFLKKEYGEHPEAKLEELSKKEIVLDFQSIDHLRAQSDAVRIALEVEDSVVTEEKPLLTDVAEVTEIYLALSPTAREILNRLEKSGWESKKLPEDEKAIQEINRLAERYLGCMLIASENENIIVEDDYRDELEYIYGNPPQILEQGNGKELFNVNELPVELKEFVEALMPDQKDVLHVLLTSKNPQSDLERISEKVMMMPEILVDDINALAMQLLGDIIIDTMEVEPVIIQEYLIPLKKSII from the coding sequence ATGATGGTCCATTCGCAATCTATAAATTGCAAACCTGTAGGAGTAAATACATATGATGGTCTAGATATTAAGCAGGATGAAGTTAAGAAAGAAGAATTTTCTGATGTAGAAATCTTTGGAGAACAAGAATCAAGGCAGGCTATCCCAGCAAGACCTTCTTATGAACAAGAAGGTTTTAGAATATCTTTCTCTGTGGATAAGCAAAGAGAAAAATTTTTTCGAGATATGAAAAAATATAGCTCTAAAGAAGGAAAAAAAGTGTTATTTGTTCCTTTTATGACGTATTGGCCAACCTATGACAGCATGGATGGGCAGCAGCAAGCGTGGTATTTCTACTGGAGGTCTCAAGTAAGAGAAGAAAATTATATTGATACAGGTTTATCCTATATTTTTGTATATATTTATGAACTCCTTAGTGGAATTGGCTGGACAGCACCGCAGGAGGGACTGGTGAAATTAAGTTCTATATGGACGAGATATCGTGAGAGATTCTCCAAATTAGACCGTTACATGCCTGATTGGATTTTTGATTTCACACAGTTACATAAATTAGAGTATATGTCGCCAGTGGAAAAAGACTATATTCATTTAATGCCATCTGTAGTGACCGATATTTTGATTGATAGGCATTCGGAAGAAGTTCCGTTAAAATTATCTTTTTCATTAATTGAAACATTGACAGATTATGCGATAGTAAATAGTAAGTTTTACAAAGATGGAAATCAAGAACTTATTAAAGAAGCAATTCCGAGAGTGATAGCGTTAGTTGACGTAGTATTGCGAAAGAAGAAACAAAAAGGTATTTTGGCGATTTATGGGCCATCTAGAACTAAAAAACAAGCAAGGTATATTTTTAGTAGTGCAGTTTGTCCACAGGCAAACGAGGAGTTTGTAATTGTTGTAAAAGGATATTCAACAAATTCAAAATTAAGAGCGTACATCAATGAACTTGTTCGATATGGAGAAAATGTCCTTCGAGGATTGAGAGGATATAGAGGACGATTGCGTGGAATCACATTGGACGAAGAAATTGCTAAACTAATAGAAGCGTTTTTAAAAAAGGAATATGGCGAACATCCAGAGGCGAAACTAGAGGAACTGTCCAAAAAAGAAATAGTATTGGATTTTCAGAGTATTGACCATTTGAGAGCACAATCCGATGCAGTGCGAATTGCTTTAGAGGTGGAAGATAGTGTAGTGACGGAGGAAAAACCATTATTGACTGATGTTGCGGAAGTTACAGAGATTTATCTTGCACTGTCACCTACTGCGAGAGAAATATTGAATAGATTAGAGAAATCGGGATGGGAATCTAAGAAACTACCAGAAGATGAAAAAGCTATTCAGGAAATTAATCGTCTTGCTGAACGCTATTTAGGTTGCATGCTTATTGCAAGTGAAAATGAGAATATTATAGTTGAAGATGATTACCGTGATGAACTTGAGTATATTTACGGAAATCCACCGCAGATTTTGGAACAGGGAAATGGCAAAGAATTATTTAATGTGAATGAATTGCCTGTTGAATTAAAGGAATTTGTTGAAGCACTTATGCCAGATCAGAAAGATGTTTTGCATGTTTTGTTAACAAGTAAGAATCCACAAAGTGATTTAGAGCGGATTTCCGAAAAAGTCATGATGATGCCTGAAATTTTAGTGGATGACATTAATGCTTTAGCGATGCAATTATTGGGAGATATTATTATTGATACTATGGAAGTGGAACCTGTTATAATACAGGAATACTTAATTCCACTAAAAAAATCTATAATTTAG
- a CDS encoding ATP-binding protein, translated as MAMKKINRRESAALLNSLTAGVVPRIGLRHIAVGRQNEVNAFLHDFDTIEDGGASFRLAAGQYGSGKSFLLQMIRNNAMERNFVVADADLSPERRLTGTKGQGLSTYRELMQHLSTLIRPEGGAIESILQKWISSLQAIVTKENGFRPGAPEIVEAVSEKIGEVMVELSEMAYGFAFASVIDSYWRGMKTGDENLKQASLRWLRGEFSTKTEARQNLSVDCIIDDQSWYEFLKLFAVFVSKTGYKGLLIFLDEGVNLYKITHKQARDSNYEKILTIFNDTMQGKAQFIGVFLSGTPQFIYDERRGLFNYEALRSRLADNRFGVQGYVDYTSPVIKLNQLSAEEIYLLLERLCEVHSSHYGYECILGAQELTAFINTVNSRLGADQLLTPREITRDFLGLLNILQQNPEIKFNELITEEGFSVKSAETDPEKVPEKEEDIFAEFDI; from the coding sequence ATGGCAATGAAGAAGATTAATCGCCGTGAATCGGCTGCGTTACTAAACTCTTTGACAGCAGGAGTTGTGCCGAGAATTGGTCTGCGGCACATTGCAGTAGGAAGACAAAACGAAGTAAATGCTTTTTTACATGATTTTGACACGATTGAAGATGGAGGAGCTTCTTTTCGATTGGCAGCAGGACAGTATGGAAGCGGAAAAAGTTTTTTGTTGCAAATGATTCGGAATAATGCAATGGAAAGAAACTTTGTTGTAGCTGATGCAGATTTATCACCGGAACGTAGGCTAACGGGGACAAAAGGACAGGGCCTATCTACATACAGAGAATTGATGCAGCATTTATCTACACTTATCAGACCAGAAGGCGGAGCAATTGAATCTATTCTTCAAAAATGGATTAGTTCATTACAGGCTATTGTAACGAAGGAAAATGGATTTCGTCCTGGTGCACCTGAAATTGTAGAGGCGGTCAGTGAGAAAATTGGTGAAGTAATGGTAGAACTTTCGGAGATGGCCTATGGATTTGCTTTTGCATCAGTAATTGATTCTTACTGGAGAGGAATGAAAACAGGTGATGAGAATTTAAAGCAAGCCTCTTTGAGGTGGCTGAGGGGTGAATTTTCTACAAAGACTGAAGCAAGGCAGAATCTTTCAGTAGATTGCATTATTGATGATCAAAGTTGGTATGAATTTTTGAAATTATTTGCAGTATTTGTTTCAAAGACAGGATATAAGGGATTACTTATCTTTTTAGATGAAGGAGTAAATCTTTATAAGATAACGCATAAACAAGCAAGGGATAGTAATTATGAAAAAATTCTTACGATTTTTAACGATACGATGCAAGGAAAAGCTCAATTTATAGGTGTATTTTTAAGTGGTACTCCGCAATTTATTTATGATGAACGCAGAGGACTCTTTAACTATGAGGCTCTTCGTTCAAGATTGGCAGATAACCGTTTTGGTGTTCAAGGGTATGTGGACTATACCAGCCCAGTGATAAAGTTAAATCAGTTATCAGCTGAGGAAATTTATCTATTATTGGAGAGACTTTGTGAAGTACATAGTTCGCATTACGGATACGAGTGTATTTTAGGAGCGCAAGAATTAACTGCGTTTATTAATACAGTTAATTCACGGTTGGGAGCAGATCAATTGCTTACACCTCGTGAAATTACAAGAGATTTTTTAGGGCTTCTGAATATTTTACAGCAGAACCCCGAAATAAAGTTTAATGAACTAATTACAGAAGAAGGCTTTTCTGTAAAAAGTGCAGAAACTGATCCGGAAAAGGTACCAGAAAAGGAAGAAGATATTTTTGCGGAGTTTGATATATGA
- a CDS encoding DEAD/DEAH box helicase, which produces MSQNAFERYAPFIQEYIYQKNWTDLREVQVEACNEILDTDDHVIIASGTASGKTEAAFFPILTTLYNQPSNSVGVMYIGPLKALINDQFERLSELLEESYIPVWPWHGDISQSIKKRALKEAKGILQITPESLEALLMRHPGDAKRLFSDLRFVVIDEIHAFMGTDRGLQVLCLLSRLEKITDCYPRRIGLSATLNDYEPAQHFLASGTRRGVKVVGIKRHARTISLCVESFQLPKEPLKAENIVKEYNEFLYQNSHKKKCLIFTNSRGGAEKVITDLKNIAYARQETDVFFVHHGSISAALRREAETALRDAEGATVTAATLTLELGIDIGDLDSTIQIGAPYSCSSFVQRLGRSGRRTGKSQMLFVNIFEESDKNLFERLPWELLRAIAIIQLYLEERWVEPFYMKEKPFSLVAHQTLSVLMSYGELSPPELARNVLLLPAFRNSISQDEYREILQYMLENDYLQKVENGGIIVGIKGERIVNHYSFYAVFQDEQVFHVHSQEGEIGTLDNCPAIGEAFVLAGNMWRVLELDENRKIIYVRSIKNSRIPIWNGSGGHIHTKVVHRIRRILTENVRYSYLSPNASEVLEEARKTAKNSGMLENNVIPYSANSFYLCPWVGSKEMKTIKRLLSYGLKDFLQIYSVSGGSHYLQITSGLSVVEVVNKLHELSVDCDNDNMVLTEKQAPKIDKYDGMVPDNLLRKAFLHNELNVESAVKILREL; this is translated from the coding sequence ATGAGTCAGAATGCTTTTGAACGTTATGCACCCTTTATTCAAGAATATATTTATCAAAAAAATTGGACAGATTTGAGAGAAGTTCAAGTTGAAGCTTGTAATGAAATATTAGACACAGACGATCATGTAATTATTGCATCGGGGACAGCATCAGGAAAAACAGAAGCAGCTTTTTTTCCAATATTAACGACATTGTATAACCAGCCGTCAAATTCAGTTGGCGTGATGTATATTGGACCTTTGAAAGCGTTGATTAATGACCAGTTTGAAAGGCTTAGCGAGTTGTTAGAAGAAAGTTATATTCCTGTGTGGCCATGGCATGGAGATATATCACAGTCAATTAAAAAGCGGGCATTGAAAGAGGCCAAGGGAATTCTTCAAATTACTCCAGAATCACTGGAAGCACTACTGATGAGACATCCTGGGGATGCGAAACGTCTTTTTTCGGATTTGCGTTTTGTTGTGATTGATGAGATACATGCCTTTATGGGAACCGATAGAGGGCTGCAGGTGCTTTGTCTTTTATCGAGATTGGAAAAAATTACAGATTGCTATCCAAGAAGAATTGGCCTTTCTGCTACGTTGAATGACTACGAGCCTGCGCAGCATTTTTTGGCATCAGGTACAAGGCGTGGTGTGAAGGTAGTAGGGATAAAGCGACATGCCAGAACGATTTCTTTATGTGTAGAAAGTTTTCAATTACCTAAAGAACCGTTGAAGGCAGAAAATATTGTAAAAGAATATAATGAATTTTTATATCAAAACTCACATAAAAAGAAGTGCCTGATTTTTACAAACAGCAGAGGTGGTGCGGAAAAAGTTATAACAGACTTGAAAAATATTGCGTATGCTAGACAGGAAACAGATGTCTTTTTTGTTCATCATGGAAGTATCTCAGCGGCTTTACGCCGCGAAGCTGAAACTGCATTGCGGGATGCGGAGGGCGCAACAGTTACAGCTGCAACGCTTACGTTAGAACTGGGGATTGATATAGGGGATTTAGATTCTACAATACAGATAGGAGCACCGTATTCTTGTTCGAGTTTTGTACAACGGCTCGGACGTTCGGGCAGACGTACAGGCAAGTCACAAATGTTGTTCGTTAATATTTTTGAAGAATCAGACAAGAATCTGTTTGAAAGGCTTCCGTGGGAGTTGTTGCGTGCTATAGCAATTATTCAATTATATTTGGAAGAACGATGGGTGGAACCATTTTATATGAAGGAGAAGCCTTTTAGTTTAGTAGCGCATCAGACACTTAGTGTACTGATGTCATATGGGGAATTATCTCCTCCTGAATTAGCGCGAAACGTGCTACTTCTTCCTGCCTTTCGTAACTCTATTTCACAAGATGAATACCGTGAAATTTTGCAGTATATGCTGGAGAATGATTACTTGCAGAAAGTAGAAAATGGTGGAATTATTGTAGGCATAAAAGGAGAAAGGATTGTAAATCATTATTCGTTTTATGCTGTTTTTCAAGATGAACAAGTATTCCATGTGCATAGTCAGGAAGGCGAAATTGGTACCTTGGACAATTGTCCTGCTATTGGAGAGGCGTTTGTGTTAGCTGGAAACATGTGGAGAGTATTAGAGTTAGATGAGAATAGAAAAATTATATATGTTCGTTCAATAAAAAACAGTAGAATTCCCATATGGAATGGTTCTGGGGGGCATATACATACAAAAGTGGTACATAGAATTCGGAGAATTTTAACGGAGAATGTCAGGTATTCATATCTCAGTCCAAACGCATCGGAAGTACTTGAAGAAGCAAGAAAAACGGCAAAAAATTCTGGAATGCTTGAGAATAATGTTATTCCTTATTCGGCAAATTCATTTTATTTATGCCCTTGGGTAGGAAGCAAGGAGATGAAGACAATAAAAAGACTTTTATCTTATGGACTCAAAGACTTTCTGCAAATATATTCTGTTTCAGGCGGAAGCCATTATCTACAGATTACAAGTGGGTTATCTGTTGTAGAAGTAGTAAATAAGTTGCATGAATTGTCGGTAGATTGTGATAATGATAATATGGTATTGACTGAAAAGCAGGCACCTAAGATTGATAAATATGATGGAATGGTTCCGGATAATCTTTTACGCAAGGCTTTTCTTCATAATGAATTGAATGTGGAAAGTGCCGTTAAAATTTTAAGAGAATTGTAG